One segment of Dolichospermum sp. DET69 DNA contains the following:
- a CDS encoding photosystem II reaction center protein Ycf12 → MDILANINWEVVLQLTCVGLIVVSGPIVIFVLAFRNGNL, encoded by the coding sequence ATGGACATTTTAGCTAACATCAATTGGGAAGTTGTCTTACAGTTGACTTGTGTGGGACTAATTGTGGTTTCAGGCCCTATAGTAATCTTCGTTCTAGCATTTCGCAACGGCAACCTGTAA
- the recJ gene encoding single-stranded-DNA-specific exonuclease RecJ codes for MTNHQSIRRLPNQRWQIAATNPDACLTLANLIKISPIISQLLINRGMKTPEDAKIFLDPESLNLPSPLEEFPDLAASVELLEIAIANKDKIAICGDYDADGMTSTALLLRSLRALGADVDYAIPSRMHDGYGINNRIVEEFHNEGVKLILTVDNGISAVEPITKARELGLKVIITDHHDIPQILPPANAILNPKLIAESSPYRGVAGVGVAYILAVCLAQQLGELKGLVQPLLALFTLGTIADLAPLTGVNRRWVKRGLNILPKSTLPGVQALIQIAGVQASEGEKTQSSKSLKPEDIGFRLGPRINAIGRIGDPQIVIDLLTTDDFSIALAKAIQCEQTNTQRQQMCEEIEKEAIDLVEDLYVNSLQKDRVLVVIKDNWHHGVIGIVASRLLERYGVPVFIGTYEDETIIRGSARGIPEFNIFAALDACRDLLGKFGGHKAAGGFSFPSKNLPALRLRLSEFANQCLELQHLKPLLKIDTQINIHDINQDLFQQLNILHPCGIDNSDPIFWTPNIQVIEQKIVGKGHIKLTVSQTIDNQRQEIKGIAWRWGDYFPLPSRLDIAYKLRENNFNGKTTIEMELVGAKLPNHVIELFSNSLKTPRASFEYKQRQYTCGIYENGVSTELRVKNSEGKVLVMRPEDKFGLLGFNRENAEQINLSQPIYEGIVQTAIQALSS; via the coding sequence ATGACCAATCACCAATCTATTAGACGCTTACCCAATCAACGTTGGCAAATTGCAGCAACAAATCCAGATGCCTGTTTAACATTAGCAAATTTAATCAAGATTTCCCCCATTATCAGCCAATTGTTAATTAATCGGGGCATGAAAACCCCAGAAGATGCCAAGATATTTTTAGATCCTGAATCTCTGAATTTACCTTCTCCCCTAGAAGAATTTCCTGATTTAGCTGCTAGTGTGGAATTATTAGAAATTGCGATCGCTAATAAAGATAAAATTGCTATCTGTGGAGATTATGATGCAGATGGTATGACTAGCACCGCATTACTACTTCGCAGTCTTCGCGCTTTAGGTGCTGATGTTGATTATGCTATTCCTAGTCGAATGCACGATGGTTATGGCATCAATAACCGCATTGTTGAAGAATTTCACAATGAAGGGGTGAAACTGATTCTCACTGTAGATAACGGAATTTCTGCTGTTGAACCAATTACCAAAGCTAGAGAATTGGGTTTAAAAGTTATCATCACAGATCATCATGATATTCCCCAAATATTACCCCCAGCTAACGCAATTCTCAACCCCAAACTAATAGCTGAATCTTCTCCCTATCGGGGTGTAGCTGGTGTGGGTGTGGCTTATATCTTAGCGGTTTGTTTAGCACAACAGTTAGGGGAACTTAAAGGTTTAGTTCAGCCGCTGTTAGCTTTATTTACTTTAGGAACTATTGCCGATTTAGCACCTTTAACTGGTGTGAATCGTCGGTGGGTAAAACGGGGTTTAAATATATTACCAAAATCTACTTTACCAGGTGTTCAAGCATTAATTCAAATTGCTGGAGTTCAAGCTAGTGAAGGAGAAAAAACTCAAAGTTCCAAATCTTTAAAACCGGAAGATATTGGTTTTCGCTTAGGACCGCGAATTAATGCCATAGGTAGAATTGGTGATCCACAAATTGTGATAGATTTGCTCACAACTGATGATTTTAGCATTGCTTTGGCTAAAGCTATCCAATGCGAACAAACTAATACTCAACGTCAACAAATGTGTGAGGAAATTGAAAAAGAAGCAATTGATCTTGTTGAAGATTTATATGTAAATTCTTTACAAAAAGACCGGGTATTAGTTGTTATCAAAGATAATTGGCATCATGGTGTAATTGGTATTGTTGCTTCCCGTTTATTAGAACGTTACGGTGTGCCTGTTTTTATTGGTACTTATGAAGACGAAACGATAATTCGGGGTTCAGCGCGGGGAATTCCTGAATTTAATATATTTGCGGCTTTAGATGCTTGTCGGGATTTATTAGGTAAATTTGGAGGACACAAAGCTGCGGGGGGATTCTCTTTCCCATCAAAAAACTTACCAGCGTTGCGGTTGCGGTTATCTGAATTTGCAAATCAGTGTTTAGAACTGCAACACCTTAAACCTCTTTTAAAAATTGATACTCAAATTAATATTCATGACATTAATCAGGATCTTTTCCAACAGTTAAATATTCTTCACCCCTGCGGTATTGATAATTCAGATCCCATTTTTTGGACTCCTAATATTCAAGTGATTGAACAGAAAATTGTTGGTAAAGGTCACATTAAATTAACTGTATCCCAAACTATAGACAATCAGCGTCAGGAAATTAAAGGGATAGCATGGCGTTGGGGTGATTATTTTCCCTTACCATCAAGATTAGATATTGCGTATAAATTGCGGGAAAATAACTTTAATGGCAAAACTACCATTGAAATGGAGTTAGTCGGTGCAAAATTACCAAATCACGTTATTGAACTTTTCAGTAATTCATTAAAGACACCACGCGCTAGTTTTGAATACAAACAGCGTCAATATACTTGCGGAATCTATGAAAATGGTGTCAGTACGGAATTAAGAGTTAAAAATTCTGAAGGTAAAGTTTTAGTGATGCGGCCAGAAGATAAATTTGGTCTGTTAGGTTTCAACCGTGAAAATGCTGAACAGATAAACTTATCTCAACCCATATATGAGGGAATTGTGCAAACTGCAATTCAAGCCTTATCAAGTTAG
- the pbpC gene encoding penicillin-binding protein 1C, with amino-acid sequence MKLPTRLLKSLTLCVLASLRQIKASKINKIIFSFILISFLVRLCPYFAPIHSIDIAQHQLAIEFTDRNNLPLGTVLTSDQESTSVVKLNQVSPQFIKAILAAEDGSFYQHGALDFKAIFRAIKTAIETKKIVSGASTITMQLARMLDNSPRTVNAKLKEIWLSWRLAAGMTKDEILAAYINRLPMGGNIYGVEAAARIYFSIPASDLNLAQASILAAIPNNPTYFNPYQYQERLQQRQKYVLNRMVQEKYIFEADAQLIFNEKIIFKPRQQGIIAAPHFLFWLATKNNPFSKESSPIRTTINRPLQQFVEAQVKQVIASLKANNVHDAAAVIIDNSSGEVLSYVGSPDYFNDVQLGRNDGVQALRQPGSTLKPFVYELALEKGVISPHSILPDVPTHYAIPGAKLYSPTDYTNSFLGPVRVRVALANSLNVPAVKVLEKVGVETFLNRLHELGFAHLNQGAEYYGLGLILGSGEVNLWELARAYLTMANVGKNIPLVTVLNSSQISGSQISVSSHWQLIIDMLSDRYARSTAFGVDSVLNLPFPVAVKTGTSSNYRDTWTVGFSSDYTVATWVGNFNGEAMRQVSGVTGAAPLWNRIMLHLHEHQTPADFLLPEGMVKLPICATTGLKPTPNCTSVVQEYFSLKDKNAYGKSTDFHLSPVYDEWLAKQPQLHFNPDKFQIISPHDGDLFLLYPGEKEQQKLEFKTSGTLNQPVDWWLNGQHLSTKSTNGIFWHLRPGNWKLEARSGKLHNQINFQVKLGKIQPKKTGFSVANPTKE; translated from the coding sequence ATGAAATTACCAACACGTCTCCTAAAATCTCTCACTCTCTGTGTCTTAGCTTCTCTGCGTCAGATAAAAGCATCTAAAATAAATAAAATTATTTTTTCTTTTATCTTGATCTCTTTCTTAGTGCGATTATGCCCTTATTTTGCACCTATTCATAGTATAGATATTGCCCAGCATCAATTAGCAATAGAGTTTACAGATCGTAATAATTTACCATTAGGAACTGTACTAACAAGTGATCAAGAAAGTACATCAGTTGTGAAATTAAATCAAGTTTCACCTCAATTTATCAAAGCAATATTAGCGGCTGAAGATGGTAGCTTTTATCAACATGGCGCATTAGATTTTAAAGCGATTTTCCGGGCTATAAAAACAGCTATTGAAACCAAAAAAATTGTTTCCGGTGCTTCCACAATTACGATGCAATTGGCGAGAATGTTAGATAATTCTCCGCGTACCGTAAATGCAAAATTAAAAGAAATTTGGTTATCTTGGCGATTAGCTGCGGGAATGACTAAAGATGAAATTCTCGCTGCTTATATTAATCGTCTCCCCATGGGGGGAAATATTTATGGAGTGGAAGCTGCGGCGCGAATTTACTTTTCTATTCCTGCAAGTGATTTAAACTTAGCTCAAGCTTCTATTTTAGCAGCAATTCCGAATAATCCCACTTATTTTAATCCTTATCAATATCAAGAAAGATTACAACAAAGACAGAAATATGTTTTAAACAGAATGGTACAAGAAAAATATATTTTTGAGGCAGACGCACAACTTATATTCAACGAGAAAATTATATTTAAACCCCGTCAACAGGGAATTATTGCTGCACCACATTTTTTATTTTGGTTAGCAACAAAAAACAATCCATTTAGCAAAGAATCATCACCTATTCGCACAACAATAAATCGCCCTTTACAGCAATTTGTGGAAGCACAAGTAAAACAAGTAATTGCTTCTTTAAAAGCTAATAATGTCCATGATGCAGCAGCGGTGATAATTGACAACTCCTCTGGGGAGGTTTTAAGTTATGTCGGTTCGCCTGATTATTTTAATGATGTGCAATTAGGAAGAAATGATGGAGTCCAAGCTTTGCGTCAACCAGGTTCTACTTTAAAGCCATTTGTTTATGAATTAGCTTTAGAAAAAGGAGTAATTAGTCCTCATAGTATTTTGCCAGATGTGCCTACTCATTATGCAATTCCAGGAGCAAAATTATATAGTCCCACAGATTATACTAACAGCTTTCTTGGTCCTGTTAGAGTCAGAGTTGCCTTAGCAAATTCTTTAAATGTACCTGCTGTAAAAGTATTAGAAAAAGTGGGTGTAGAAACTTTTCTGAATCGGTTGCATGAGTTAGGATTTGCACATCTCAATCAAGGTGCTGAATATTACGGTTTAGGTTTGATTTTGGGAAGTGGTGAAGTGAATTTATGGGAACTCGCTAGGGCTTATTTAACTATGGCTAATGTGGGAAAAAATATACCATTAGTAACTGTCTTGAATAGTTCTCAAATTTCCGGTTCTCAAATTTCAGTTTCCAGTCATTGGCAATTAATTATTGATATGTTAAGCGATCGCTATGCCAGATCAACAGCTTTTGGTGTAGACTCAGTGTTAAATTTGCCCTTTCCCGTCGCTGTTAAAACTGGCACTTCTTCAAATTATCGTGATACCTGGACAGTTGGCTTTAGCAGTGATTATACAGTAGCTACTTGGGTAGGTAATTTCAATGGTGAAGCCATGCGTCAGGTTTCCGGTGTCACAGGGGCTGCACCCTTGTGGAACAGAATCATGTTACATTTGCATGAACATCAAACACCCGCTGATTTTTTACTTCCAGAGGGCATGGTAAAATTACCAATCTGTGCGACTACAGGGTTAAAACCTACACCTAATTGTACTTCAGTAGTCCAGGAATACTTCTCTTTAAAAGATAAAAATGCTTATGGAAAATCTACGGATTTCCATTTATCACCTGTGTATGATGAATGGTTAGCAAAACAACCACAATTGCATTTTAATCCTGATAAGTTCCAAATTATATCTCCTCATGATGGGGATTTATTCCTGTTGTATCCCGGTGAAAAAGAACAGCAAAAACTAGAATTTAAAACTAGTGGAACATTAAATCAGCCTGTGGACTGGTGGCTAAATGGTCAGCATTTATCTACAAAATCAACTAATGGAATATTTTGGCATTTACGCCCTGGTAATTGGAAGTTAGAAGCTAGAAGTGGTAAGCTACACAACCAAATAAACTTTCAAGTCAAGTTAGGAAAAATTCAACCTAAAAAAACAGGCTTTTCTGTAGCAAATCCCACCAAAGAATAG
- a CDS encoding YkgJ family cysteine cluster protein, translated as MATWQCISNCGACCNLTPADRPDLEEYLSPPELELYLSMVGEGGWCVNYDQTTRECKIYSTRPRFCRVETETFEEMYGIEAEDVNDFAIDCCRQQIEGVYGDRSLEQIRFDQAVGF; from the coding sequence ATGGCTACTTGGCAATGTATCTCTAATTGTGGGGCGTGCTGTAACCTGACACCAGCAGATCGTCCCGATTTAGAAGAGTATCTTTCACCACCTGAATTAGAACTCTATCTCAGTATGGTAGGCGAGGGGGGATGGTGTGTGAATTATGACCAAACCACGCGGGAATGTAAAATTTACTCTACCCGTCCCCGTTTCTGTCGTGTGGAAACAGAGACTTTTGAGGAGATGTATGGAATTGAAGCGGAGGACGTAAACGATTTTGCTATTGATTGCTGTCGTCAGCAAATTGAGGGGGTTTATGGCGATCGCAGTTTGGAACAAATTCGCTTTGATCAAGCTGTGGGTTTTTGA
- a CDS encoding alpha-2-macroglobulin family protein, with the protein MKIKKVFKFLVIATLILGISGCNFIGIQSGKEKLPVVESLITPKLPDWIEQISPLGDAKTNNQIRIRFKEALIPVESLDSPQQQNLLTKFVIWPPLPGQFRFLTPRMVGFQADKAIPKATRVKITLKKGLADLKNHRLNQDFAWTFNTEAIQITNLPGVNPIEKAEVEPIDLQPKLQFTSNLELDLDSVQKHLQLIPEGKKQGVSFKVELAKEETPESLDPLKKFDASVRNWVYNLTPGQNLEKATSYRLTFSPGLLPANGNLPSEKEFISKLATYSPLGFVGIKAYGEPDSGGTYGRFIKGSPQLEFNNILLADSVKENIKIKPTPKNIDNVLQISEADRIISINPYALEPATTYTINIERNLQDKFGQTLGKPITIKYDTGDIAGNISAPSDFNIFPTDKDLQINIDAINLPDSKYQAAYQIIKPTDLVYINNASDLLPQPAKWQDFQIRGKQNQSININVPLKEKLGNSQGMLAYGVQARTHKYQEDGKQLWREPTTYGMVQLTNLGVFSQWFPELGLIRVHHLSNGSPVKAANIEIYQSKLSEKSRPQSVPCATGKTDEQGTLIIQNNQLKQCYPQSNSSLPQLLVIASENQDWAFARTEEYSGTYGYGIDAGWVTDKPESRGIIFSDRKLYQPGEKAAFTAFADYLDKGKIQEDKNSIYQITLVNPNEQNTDLGTKTTNEFSTFSLELPISKNQPLGFYTIKAKGKNGQEISGEFRVAEFKPPNFKVDLKLNKEFALIDDKIDAQVGSNYLFGSPVEGGEAKYFVTRQQANFIPKGWKAFNFGRQWFWPEESPNVPNDVLQTNTKLDTNGKSSQTLTVAKDLPYPMTYRVDVQISDVSNLSVANSQTFTALPSNRLIGLKSNFVADAGQDFPLELIVTDATGKILENQRVNLELQQMKYSSVTKIVEGSKTPKNQVEYQTVSQTEITSANSPKIVNLKPRVSGSYRIRANFSDSRDEITATDLQMWVTGENQVFWGGEEKDKLEVKLNKKEFKPGETATALIQSPYPEGELYFAVIKDKPLYQKVIKIKGGAPQIQFTITPEMLPNAAVEAVLVRQGKPLNQVEPGSLENLAKIGFASFKINTEDKYLKVQVNPVEKSLEPGKEETVELELKDDQGNPTTGQFTVMVVNEAVLQLTGYRPPNLVDTVYAEQPISTRFIDNRANVRLAPLPTSLPKGWGYGGGLSNALANTRIREDFQALAYYNGSIISDENGKAKITFKLPDNLTTWRIMVVATDGNLRFGNSDATFITTKPLITNAILPQFARVGDRILAGLSVTNTTTNTGNLSINGEVSGSLNFAENNPKITTLQPKAESATQAYRFPMVAGNVGEGKMTFTTQLNNIADAFTVPLEIKPLEITEQVVETGVSERQVKIPLNIAKNTFREAGGLDIQLASTLIPAIKAPVKQVLEDHDLPFAEPAASQLLIAANLQTLTQKYNQTFAEFNPQAQAKLAIAQLQKLQIADGGFAAFPGQEKSDPWVSSDAVESLVTANQSFPGLVDSKIISNLKTYLQNVLANPGQYDFCKQKLCKSQLQLNALMSLAQLGDKRNSFLSDIYQQRNDFDLVTQIKLARYLYQFPEWRNEAQIMRVQLQKNIYETGRNAVVSLPKSWSWMSSNTSNQALALRLFIDQKTNPEIIDKLLQSLLNLRKNGTWESSYNNAQALTALVEYSQIQPTPPNFLATVKLDNNKLGETRFNDYQNPSFQINIPMNKLPQGNHNLFLQKSGRDRLHYLVAYKYRLQGNQPGRFNGLRVTREISKVNEEKVIQKTGMYALDKPLTLQPGQVFDIGLEVITDHPVDHVVIKDPLPAGFEAVDDSFQTATPALQAKADNWQLGYKTIHKDRIISYANHLEAGVYSLHYLVRSVTPGTFIWPGAEVHLQYAPEEFGRSADSTLNILEK; encoded by the coding sequence ATGAAGATCAAAAAAGTTTTTAAGTTCCTTGTTATTGCCACTCTCATATTAGGAATATCAGGTTGTAATTTTATTGGTATTCAATCAGGTAAGGAAAAGTTACCAGTTGTGGAGTCGCTAATAACGCCAAAATTACCAGACTGGATAGAACAGATTAGCCCTTTGGGAGATGCAAAAACTAATAATCAAATTCGTATTCGCTTTAAGGAGGCTTTAATTCCTGTTGAAAGTCTTGATAGTCCCCAACAGCAAAATTTATTAACTAAATTTGTCATTTGGCCTCCTTTGCCTGGACAATTTCGGTTTTTAACTCCGCGTATGGTGGGGTTTCAAGCTGATAAGGCTATACCTAAAGCGACGCGAGTTAAGATTACTCTTAAAAAGGGTTTAGCTGATTTAAAAAATCATCGGTTAAATCAAGATTTTGCTTGGACTTTTAATACTGAAGCTATTCAAATTACTAATTTACCAGGTGTTAACCCGATTGAAAAAGCGGAAGTTGAACCGATTGATTTACAACCTAAGTTACAATTTACCTCTAATTTAGAATTAGATTTAGATTCTGTACAAAAGCATTTACAGTTAATTCCTGAAGGTAAAAAGCAAGGTGTAAGTTTCAAGGTGGAATTAGCGAAGGAAGAAACACCAGAAAGTTTAGATCCTTTAAAAAAATTTGATGCTTCTGTCCGAAATTGGGTTTATAATCTTACTCCTGGGCAAAATCTAGAAAAAGCCACATCTTACCGTTTAACTTTTTCTCCTGGTCTTCTTCCTGCTAATGGCAATTTACCCAGTGAAAAAGAATTTATCAGTAAATTAGCAACCTATTCCCCCTTGGGATTTGTGGGAATTAAAGCTTATGGAGAACCAGATTCAGGAGGTACTTATGGCAGATTTATTAAAGGTAGTCCCCAATTAGAATTTAATAATATTTTATTAGCAGATTCGGTTAAGGAAAATATTAAAATTAAGCCAACACCGAAAAATATTGATAATGTCCTGCAAATTTCGGAAGCAGATAGAATTATTAGCATTAATCCTTATGCTTTAGAACCAGCTACTACTTATACAATTAATATTGAGAGAAATCTTCAAGATAAATTTGGACAAACTTTAGGTAAACCAATAACAATTAAATATGATACTGGTGATATTGCTGGGAATATTTCTGCACCATCAGATTTTAATATTTTTCCGACGGATAAAGATTTGCAAATTAATATTGATGCAATTAATTTACCAGATTCAAAATACCAAGCAGCTTATCAGATTATTAAGCCTACAGATTTAGTTTATATAAATAATGCTAGTGATTTATTACCCCAACCTGCTAAATGGCAAGATTTCCAAATTAGAGGTAAGCAAAATCAGTCAATCAATATCAATGTTCCCCTGAAAGAAAAGTTAGGTAATAGTCAGGGAATGTTAGCTTATGGAGTGCAAGCACGGACTCATAAATATCAAGAAGACGGTAAACAATTATGGAGAGAACCAACAACTTATGGCATGGTACAATTAACCAATTTAGGTGTTTTTTCTCAATGGTTTCCAGAGTTAGGTTTAATTCGGGTTCATCATTTGAGTAATGGTTCCCCAGTTAAAGCGGCAAATATTGAAATTTATCAATCAAAATTATCTGAAAAATCTCGTCCTCAATCTGTACCTTGTGCAACCGGAAAAACTGATGAACAGGGAACTTTGATAATTCAAAATAATCAATTAAAACAATGTTATCCTCAATCTAATTCCAGCCTACCACAATTATTAGTAATTGCTAGTGAAAATCAAGATTGGGCATTTGCAAGAACGGAAGAATATAGTGGCACTTATGGTTATGGAATTGACGCAGGTTGGGTAACTGATAAACCAGAATCAAGAGGCATAATCTTTTCTGACAGGAAGTTATATCAACCAGGAGAAAAAGCCGCTTTTACTGCTTTTGCAGATTATTTAGATAAAGGTAAAATTCAAGAGGATAAAAATTCAATTTATCAAATAACCTTAGTCAATCCTAATGAACAAAATACAGATTTAGGAACAAAGACAACTAATGAATTTAGTACATTTTCTTTAGAGTTGCCAATTTCTAAAAATCAGCCTTTAGGATTTTATACTATCAAAGCTAAAGGTAAAAATGGACAGGAAATTTCTGGAGAGTTTCGGGTAGCCGAATTTAAACCACCTAATTTTAAAGTTGATTTAAAACTAAATAAAGAATTTGCCTTGATTGATGATAAAATTGATGCCCAAGTAGGAAGTAATTATTTATTTGGTTCTCCTGTAGAAGGGGGAGAAGCTAAATATTTTGTCACTCGTCAACAAGCTAATTTTATTCCTAAAGGTTGGAAAGCATTTAATTTTGGGAGACAATGGTTTTGGCCAGAAGAAAGTCCCAATGTTCCTAATGATGTCTTACAAACTAACACTAAATTAGATACTAATGGTAAAAGTAGTCAAACTTTAACCGTTGCTAAAGATTTACCTTACCCTATGACTTACCGGGTAGATGTGCAAATTAGTGATGTTTCTAATTTATCTGTTGCTAATTCCCAAACTTTTACCGCTTTACCCAGTAACCGATTAATTGGTTTAAAAAGTAATTTTGTGGCTGACGCTGGTCAGGATTTTCCTCTAGAATTGATTGTCACTGACGCAACTGGAAAAATTCTCGAAAATCAACGGGTAAATCTGGAATTACAACAGATGAAATATAGTAGTGTCACCAAAATTGTTGAAGGTAGTAAAACTCCCAAAAATCAAGTTGAATATCAGACAGTTTCTCAAACAGAAATTACATCTGCGAATAGTCCTAAAATAGTGAATTTGAAACCTAGGGTATCCGGTTCATATCGGATTCGGGCGAATTTTAGTGATAGTAGAGATGAGATTACAGCTACAGATTTACAAATGTGGGTAACAGGAGAAAATCAAGTATTTTGGGGTGGAGAGGAAAAAGATAAGTTAGAAGTTAAATTAAATAAAAAAGAGTTTAAACCAGGGGAAACCGCTACAGCTTTAATTCAATCTCCCTACCCAGAAGGAGAATTATATTTTGCAGTCATTAAAGATAAACCTCTCTATCAAAAAGTGATCAAAATTAAAGGTGGTGCGCCCCAAATTCAGTTTACAATTACGCCAGAAATGTTACCTAATGCAGCAGTAGAAGCAGTATTAGTCAGACAAGGTAAACCACTTAATCAAGTCGAACCAGGAAGTTTAGAAAATTTAGCCAAAATTGGTTTTGCAAGTTTTAAAATTAATACAGAAGATAAATATCTGAAAGTACAAGTTAATCCAGTTGAAAAATCTTTAGAACCGGGAAAGGAAGAAACTGTAGAACTAGAATTAAAAGATGATCAAGGAAATCCCACCACAGGACAATTTACTGTTATGGTGGTAAATGAAGCGGTGTTACAACTAACTGGTTATCGTCCGCCAAATTTAGTAGATACTGTTTATGCAGAACAACCCATTTCTACTCGGTTTATTGATAATCGTGCTAACGTTAGATTAGCACCATTACCGACAAGTTTACCCAAGGGTTGGGGTTATGGTGGTGGTTTATCAAATGCTTTAGCAAATACTCGGATTCGTGAAGATTTTCAAGCTTTAGCTTATTACAATGGCTCTATAATTAGTGATGAAAATGGTAAGGCGAAAATCACCTTTAAATTACCCGATAATTTAACAACATGGCGGATAATGGTGGTGGCTACAGATGGAAATTTGCGGTTTGGTAATAGTGACGCGACATTTATCACGACAAAGCCATTAATAACTAATGCTATTCTGCCACAATTTGCTAGAGTAGGCGATCGCATTTTGGCAGGTTTATCCGTTACTAACACCACCACAAACACCGGAAATCTCAGTATTAATGGTGAAGTTAGCGGTTCTCTTAACTTCGCGGAAAATAACCCTAAAATCACAACATTACAACCAAAAGCTGAGTCAGCAACCCAAGCTTATCGCTTCCCAATGGTAGCGGGAAATGTGGGAGAAGGAAAAATGACATTTACCACACAGTTAAATAATATCGCTGACGCGTTTACTGTACCTTTGGAAATCAAACCTTTAGAAATTACAGAACAAGTTGTAGAAACTGGTGTGAGTGAAAGACAGGTAAAAATTCCGCTGAATATTGCTAAAAATACCTTCCGTGAAGCCGGAGGTTTAGATATTCAATTAGCGAGTACCTTAATTCCCGCAATTAAAGCCCCTGTAAAACAAGTTTTAGAAGATCATGATTTACCATTTGCAGAACCAGCCGCAAGTCAATTATTAATTGCTGCAAATCTGCAAACTCTTACCCAAAAATATAATCAGACATTCGCAGAATTCAATCCTCAAGCACAAGCAAAACTAGCAATAGCACAATTACAAAAACTGCAAATAGCAGACGGTGGTTTTGCAGCATTTCCCGGACAAGAAAAATCAGATCCTTGGGTTTCTAGTGACGCGGTGGAATCTTTAGTTACAGCTAATCAAAGTTTTCCTGGTTTAGTGGATAGTAAAATCATCTCTAATCTGAAAACTTATTTACAAAATGTGCTTGCGAACCCTGGACAATACGACTTTTGTAAACAAAAACTCTGCAAATCTCAACTGCAACTAAATGCTTTAATGTCCTTAGCACAATTAGGAGATAAACGCAATAGTTTTCTATCAGATATTTATCAACAACGCAATGATTTTGATCTCGTTACTCAAATCAAATTAGCCAGATATTTATATCAGTTTCCTGAATGGCGAAATGAGGCACAAATCATGCGCGTGCAGTTGCAAAAGAATATTTATGAAACCGGACGTAATGCAGTTGTAAGCTTACCAAAAAGTTGGAGTTGGATGAGTTCCAATACTAGCAATCAGGCTCTAGCTTTACGGTTATTTATTGACCAAAAAACTAACCCAGAAATCATTGATAAATTACTGCAAAGTCTTCTCAATCTTCGCAAAAATGGCACATGGGAATCTAGTTATAATAACGCCCAAGCCCTCACAGCATTGGTTGAATATAGCCAAATCCAACCCACACCACCTAATTTTCTAGCTACAGTCAAGCTAGATAATAATAAATTAGGAGAAACTCGTTTTAATGATTATCAAAATCCCAGTTTTCAAATAAATATACCGATGAATAAATTACCTCAAGGTAATCATAATTTATTCTTACAAAAATCTGGAAGAGACAGATTACATTATTTAGTTGCTTACAAATATCGTTTGCAAGGAAATCAACCAGGAAGATTCAACGGTTTACGAGTAACACGAGAAATTAGCAAAGTTAATGAAGAGAAAGTTATCCAAAAAACTGGAATGTATGCTTTAGATAAACCATTGACTTTACAACCTGGACAAGTTTTTGATATTGGTTTAGAAGTAATTACAGATCATCCTGTAGATCATGTAGTCATTAAAGACCCCTTACCCGCAGGTTTTGAAGCTGTAGATGATAGTTTTCAAACTGCAACACCAGCATTACAAGCAAAAGCCGATAATTGGCAATTAGGATATAAAACTATCCATAAAGATCGGATTATTTCCTATGCAAATCATCTCGAAGCGGGAGTTTATAGTTTACATTATTTAGTCCGTTCTGTGACTCCAGGAACATTCATTTGGCCAGGTGCAGAAGTACATCTACAATATGCACCGGAAGAGTTCGGACGTAGTGCAGATTCTACATTAAATATCTTGGAAAAGTGA